One window from the genome of Cyclobacterium amurskyense encodes:
- a CDS encoding (2Fe-2S)-binding protein — MANYKLQVNNKNYEVDVDSDTPLLWVLRDNLGLIGTKYSCGISQCGACTVHMNDEAVRSCGLPVSSIGDAKITTIEGLSEKGDHPVQQAWKEVDVAQCGYCQAGQIMTAAAMLKKNPSPSEDEVIDGMNANLCRCGTYHRIKEAVLLASAKIK, encoded by the coding sequence ATGGCTAACTACAAACTTCAAGTCAACAATAAAAATTATGAGGTGGATGTGGATTCAGATACTCCATTATTGTGGGTGCTTCGAGACAATTTGGGTTTAATTGGAACCAAGTATTCCTGTGGGATTTCTCAATGTGGAGCATGTACTGTCCATATGAATGATGAAGCTGTGCGTTCTTGCGGGCTTCCAGTGTCTTCTATAGGAGATGCAAAAATTACCACCATAGAAGGGCTTTCAGAGAAGGGGGATCATCCCGTACAGCAGGCATGGAAAGAAGTAGATGTCGCTCAATGTGGCTATTGTCAGGCTGGGCAGATTATGACAGCAGCAGCTATGCTAAAGAAAAATCCTTCACCCTCAGAAGATGAAGTAATAGATGGAATGAATGCCAATTTGTGCAGATGTGGTACTTACCACCGCATCAAAGAAGCAGTATTATTGGCCTCAGCTAAAATCAAATAA
- a CDS encoding DUF5675 family protein has translation MNRIPGLLVLAGVLLAILFLYSNPEILGKIWLWMIGFIGYLVIAAKKGFEMIKDLFTKNQAIFNFPDKKQEPKPEIEKIKKVLQPNIEEASNLLVNEEINALPKAMITVLRYVDDGNTTLGLMFINKTFFAYTLEDTHNDEKIPGGTRIPEGHYQLGINEQLSPLTQRYRNRFNWFSNHIEIKGIPNYDKVYIHIGNSHKDTKGCILIADGVNAGQTEKMILQSQKAYERFYKNIIPKINQNEPMAINILNEEWFERVTKAPQLVHA, from the coding sequence ATGAATAGAATTCCTGGTTTACTGGTTTTAGCCGGGGTCTTATTGGCTATTCTGTTTTTATATTCCAACCCGGAAATTTTGGGTAAAATTTGGTTATGGATGATCGGTTTTATAGGCTATCTGGTCATAGCTGCAAAAAAAGGTTTTGAGATGATAAAAGACTTGTTTACCAAAAACCAAGCTATTTTCAATTTCCCCGATAAAAAGCAAGAGCCAAAGCCGGAAATTGAAAAGATCAAGAAGGTACTCCAACCTAATATAGAAGAAGCAAGCAACTTACTGGTCAATGAGGAGATAAATGCACTACCAAAAGCCATGATCACTGTTTTAAGGTATGTTGATGATGGGAATACCACATTGGGCTTGATGTTTATCAACAAAACCTTCTTTGCTTATACATTGGAAGATACGCATAACGATGAGAAAATTCCCGGAGGAACCAGGATTCCTGAAGGTCATTATCAATTAGGGATCAATGAGCAACTCAGTCCATTGACACAAAGGTATAGAAACAGGTTTAATTGGTTTTCAAACCATATTGAAATAAAAGGGATACCCAACTATGACAAGGTTTATATTCATATTGGAAACAGTCACAAGGACACAAAAGGCTGTATTCTTATAGCTGATGGAGTCAATGCGGGTCAAACTGAAAAAATGATTTTACAATCTCAAAAAGCCTACGAAAGATTTTATAAAAATATAATCCCAAAAATCAATCAAAACGAGCCAATGGCGATTAATATTCTAAATGAGGAATGGTTTGAAAGGGTTACCAAAGCCCCTCAGTTAGTACATGCCTAG
- a CDS encoding N-acetylmuramidase domain-containing protein, translated as MENATSTPENLKKKPKLISERNYIFIHIAAILIIMLASLIFIVPGMESTNHTFANGFVIIVALSFIYGLVARHISPKVKDRNPNFNPYHTFFFRGTVILSIILVIFAVLGALFVYVEHDNLFQAIGLATTVIWIALFLIYFMWSVYHYNINYGLTDQDWQRIYDFRDMHSKGIPVKPSDLEMPEYNPYKSQTFGLPPGTVRGMIAFTLLMGGMSLLIVSFGTQYTGVDAALLSQQFEFFETAFLMMIAFYFGDKSLKYLRERWTPKQAGNQDSSNAQPGNGASATTNQISNTSRPMDNMEIDNAFFEMEDRNFSIENGLKVEEMPAATQQRAILSTSFETQPELSLHREEYVQIKDNTNSKLLSDMDIRIALDELEEKDNIKVSLPVIKAIVKVESAGRGHLSDGRAKILFEGHKFWYWLKKFNKDPKALSVGNEDIIYEKWTRSHYRVGIKEYDRLEKARKIDPKAAVYASSWGLFQILGENLEHNIKSRNYQGFEDFESKQHESEYFHFLDFLAFIKIKKVRGKTLINYISEENEGNYDWESFAYGYNGSGYKANEYHIKMKHFYEQFKNEQTWTA; from the coding sequence ATGGAAAATGCCACTTCAACCCCTGAAAACTTGAAAAAAAAGCCCAAATTAATTTCAGAACGCAATTATATTTTTATTCATATTGCTGCGATATTGATCATAATGTTAGCCTCATTGATCTTCATTGTGCCCGGCATGGAATCTACCAACCATACATTTGCCAATGGATTCGTCATAATTGTTGCCTTGAGTTTTATATACGGATTGGTAGCAAGGCATATCAGTCCGAAGGTTAAGGACAGAAACCCAAATTTCAATCCCTATCACACCTTTTTCTTTAGAGGGACCGTTATTCTCTCTATTATTCTGGTCATTTTTGCGGTCCTTGGAGCGCTCTTTGTATATGTAGAGCATGACAACCTCTTCCAGGCCATAGGGCTTGCCACAACTGTTATATGGATCGCATTGTTTCTGATATACTTTATGTGGTCAGTTTACCATTACAATATTAATTACGGACTTACGGACCAGGATTGGCAGCGTATCTATGATTTCAGGGATATGCACAGCAAAGGCATACCCGTTAAACCATCAGATTTGGAAATGCCGGAATACAATCCATATAAAAGTCAAACTTTTGGTTTACCTCCTGGAACAGTAAGAGGTATGATTGCATTTACGCTTTTAATGGGAGGCATGTCTCTCTTGATCGTCAGCTTTGGCACACAGTACACAGGAGTAGATGCAGCTTTATTAAGCCAGCAGTTTGAATTCTTTGAAACCGCCTTCTTAATGATGATTGCCTTTTATTTTGGAGATAAGTCTTTGAAGTATTTACGGGAAAGATGGACACCTAAACAAGCCGGTAATCAAGACAGCAGCAATGCACAGCCAGGAAATGGCGCATCTGCTACCACCAATCAAATAAGCAATACGTCTAGACCTATGGACAATATGGAAATTGACAATGCCTTTTTTGAAATGGAGGACAGAAATTTTTCCATTGAAAATGGGCTTAAGGTTGAGGAAATGCCAGCAGCTACGCAGCAAAGGGCTATTCTATCAACCTCTTTTGAAACCCAGCCTGAGTTGAGTTTACATAGGGAAGAGTATGTTCAGATAAAGGACAATACCAATAGCAAATTGCTTAGCGACATGGACATCAGAATAGCGCTAGATGAACTCGAAGAAAAGGACAACATAAAGGTAAGTTTACCTGTGATAAAGGCAATTGTGAAAGTTGAATCTGCTGGCCGGGGTCACCTTAGCGATGGAAGAGCAAAGATTTTGTTTGAAGGCCATAAATTCTGGTATTGGCTAAAAAAATTCAACAAAGATCCAAAAGCATTGAGTGTAGGCAATGAGGATATTATTTATGAAAAATGGACAAGGTCACATTACAGGGTTGGTATTAAGGAATATGATCGTTTAGAAAAGGCACGGAAAATTGACCCAAAAGCAGCTGTTTATGCATCTTCATGGGGACTTTTTCAGATTTTAGGTGAAAACCTAGAGCATAATATTAAATCCCGAAATTACCAGGGATTTGAAGACTTTGAATCCAAGCAACATGAATCAGAATATTTTCATTTTCTAGACTTTCTTGCCTTTATAAAAATAAAAAAGGTTCGTGGAAAAACCCTGATAAATTATATTTCTGAAGAAAACGAGGGAAATTATGATTGGGAATCTTTTGCCTATGGCTATAATGGAAGTGGCTATAAGGCCAATGAATACCATATTAAGATGAAGCATTTCTATGAGCAATTCAAAAATGAGCAAACATGGACAGCTTAA
- a CDS encoding DUF4230 domain-containing protein codes for MDSLKKRLLYITVIVTIILSATACKKDDRGLVIGKIQRASDLVVTEFVVDKVVFGRKEKNILFVPVNEASFLAYSRAKIKTGLNLERLKEEDIIIDGNKITLHLPTIEVINFSYPPEDFVEDSLVSNPKRFLNSINLEDQETYFRLAEMDIRDQLPYMGLVETSQNHARKLMFTLLKSFAFDEIFIHFKSDSLKIRQIKLPDNSLNP; via the coding sequence ATGGACAGCTTAAAAAAGCGATTGCTTTATATAACCGTCATTGTCACCATAATCCTCTCGGCTACGGCTTGCAAAAAGGATGACAGGGGCTTGGTCATTGGCAAGATCCAAAGGGCAAGTGATCTTGTTGTAACAGAATTTGTGGTGGACAAAGTAGTGTTTGGCAGAAAGGAAAAGAACATACTCTTTGTACCTGTCAATGAAGCCTCATTTTTGGCCTATTCAAGGGCCAAAATTAAAACCGGCTTAAACTTAGAACGACTAAAAGAAGAAGACATAATTATTGACGGGAATAAAATAACCCTTCACTTACCCACTATAGAAGTAATAAATTTTTCTTATCCCCCAGAGGATTTTGTTGAAGATTCATTGGTTTCCAACCCAAAGCGCTTCTTAAACTCAATCAATCTTGAAGATCAGGAGACCTATTTCCGACTAGCGGAAATGGACATTCGGGATCAACTTCCCTATATGGGCTTGGTTGAGACGAGTCAAAATCATGCACGTAAATTAATGTTTACCTTATTGAAAAGTTTCGCCTTTGATGAAATTTTTATCCATTTTAAAAGTGATTCATTGAAAATAAGACAAATCAAACTTCCCGACAATTCTTTAAATCCATGA